A genomic stretch from Primulina huaijiensis isolate GDHJ02 chromosome 14, ASM1229523v2, whole genome shotgun sequence includes:
- the LOC140956901 gene encoding hypersensitive-induced response protein-like protein 1, which produces MGNLFCCVQVDQSTVAIRETFGKFDDVLQPGCHCVPWFLGSRLAGHLTLRLQQLDVKCETKTKDNVFVNVVASIQYRALADKANDAFYKLSNTRSQIQAYVFDVIRASVPKLNLDDTFEQKNEIAKAVEDELEKAMSAYGYEIVQTLIVDIEPDEHVKRAMNEINAAARMRVAANEKAEAEKILQIKRAEGEAEAKYLSGLGIARQRQAIVDGLRDSVLGFSVNVPGTTAKDVMDMVLVTQYFDTMKEIGATSKSSAVFIPHGPGAVRDVATQIRDGLLQASHPDL; this is translated from the exons ATGGGAAATTTGTTCTGTTGTGTTCAAGTTGACCAATCGACGGTTGCTATTAGGGAAACATTTGGAAAATTCGATGATGTCCTTCAGCCAGGCTGCCACTGCGTGCCTTGGTTTCTTGGAAGCAGATTGGCCGGTCACCTCACCCTCCGGCTGCAACAATTAGATGTCAAGTGTGAGACCAAGACGAAG GATAATGTATTTGTCAACGTCGTGGCATCAATACAGTACCGTGCCCTTGCAGATAAGGCGAATGACGCTTTCTACAAGCTCAGCAACACAAGAAGTCAAATTCAGGCCTATGTGTTTGATG TGATAAGAGCAAGCGTTCCAAAACTCAATCTTGATGACACATTTGAGCAGAAAAATGAAATTGCTAAGGCTGTTGAAGATGAACTCGAAAAG GCAATGTCTGCTTATGGGTATGAAATTGTTCAGACGCTAATTGTCGATATTGAACCAGATGAACATGTTAAGAGAGCTATGAATGAAATCAATGCag CTGCTAGGATGAGAGTTGCTGCTAATGAAAAAGCCGAGGCTGAAAAGATTCTGCAAATCAAGAGAGCCGAAGGTGAAGCTGAGGCTAAGTATCTCTCTGGTCTGGGTATCGCAAGGCAGCGTCAGGCAATTGTGGATGGATTAAGGGATAGTGTGCTTGGTTTCTCGGTTAATGTTCCCGGGACAACTGCGAAAGATGTAATGGATATGGTTCTTGTTACTCAGTACTTTGATACGATGAAAGAAATCGGGGCTACATCTAAGTCTTCAGCTGTATTTATTCCTCATGGACCAGGTGCGGTTCGTGATGTGGCAACTCAGATTCGTGATGGGCTTCTTCAGGCTTCCCACCCTGATTTGTAA
- the LOC140956902 gene encoding uncharacterized protein has product MGETEDPKNDSAAKVEKDQKHEKKEKDKHNGEAENGEKDNKDKKKKIKDGAQDKKKDKNPQDKTDPSKLRAKLEKIENKMQDLQLKKDEILKMISEVGNNAAHSSAAPPANA; this is encoded by the coding sequence ATGGGAGAAACAGAAGATCCGAAGAATGACAGTGCAGCCAAAGTTGAGAAAGATCAGAAACACGAAAAGAAGGAGAAGGATAAGCACAACGGGGAGGCGGAAAATGGAGAGAAAGACAACAaagacaagaaaaagaaaatcaaggaTGGTGCACAGGATAAGAAGAAGGATAAGAATCCTCAGGATAAAACGGATCCCAGCAAGTTGAGGGCGAAGCTTGAAAAGATCGAGAATAAGATGCAAGATCTGCAGCTTAAGAAAGACGAAATCTTGAAGATGATAAGTGAAGTTGGCAACAATGCAGCACATTCAAGTGCTGCACCTCCAGCAAACGCATGA
- the LOC140957156 gene encoding probable pectate lyase P59, which translates to MEVAIRFRFRCRSVFLILSFVVFSATANNADIDDKVWKERAAAAKKAARQAYQPDPEIVTDNLNKHVHMYEEGDNSTRRGLRKYDGACMATNPIDQCWRCDKNWARNRKKLVDCVLGFGRHTTGGKAGKFYVVNDPSDNDLVNPKPGTLRHAVIQAQPLWITFARDMVIRLTEELIMTSDKTIDGRGAQVHITNGAGITLQYISNVVIHNIRIHDIKKGSGGLIRDSATHYGFRTRSDGDGISLFGATNIWIDHVSMSNCDDGLIDAIEASTAITISNCHFTSHNEVMLFGASDSYSDDSIMQITLAFNHFGKG; encoded by the exons ATGGAGGTCGCcattaggtttaggtttaggtGTAGGTcggttttcttgattttatctTTTGTAGTTTTCAGCGCAACGGCGAATAATGCCGATATAGATGACAAAGTATGGAAGGAGCGCGCAGCTGCAGCGAAGAAGGCCGCTCGCCAAGCCTATCAACCAGACCCGGAAATTGTTACGGATAATCTCAACAAGCACGTTCATAT GTACGAGGAAGGCGACAATAGCACTAGGAGAGGGTTAAGAAAGTACGATGGTGCATGCATGGCTACAAACCCTATCGATCAATGTTGGAGATGTGACAAGAATTGGGCTAGAAATCGGAAGAAGTTGGTGGATTGTGTTCTTGGATTCGGTCGTCACACGACAGGAGGTAAAGCCGGAAAATTTTATGTCGTGAACGACCCGTCGGACAATGATCTTGTAAACCCGAAACCAGGAACTCTAAGGCATGCCGTGATACAAGCACAACCACTATGGATCACATTTGCACGTGATATGGTGATCAGGCTGACCGAGGAGCTTATCATGACGAGCGATAAGACGATAGATGGCCGTGGAGCACAAGTGCACATTACCAATGGCGCGGGCATAACCCTACAATATATAAGTAATGTCGTAATCCATAATATCCGAATTCACGACATCAAGAAAGGCAGTGGAGGCCTCATTAGGGATTCTGCAACGCATTATGGTTTTCGAACTAGAAGCGATGGAGACGGCATTTCTCTCTTTGGCGCGACGAATATCTGGATCGATCACGTTTCAATGTCGAACTGTGACGATGGACTTATAGACGCCATTGAGGCTTCCACTGCCATTACCATCTCGAATTGCCATTTCACCAGCCATAATGAg GTGATGCTGTTCGGAGCAAGTGATAGTTACTCGGACGATTCCATAATGCAAATAACCCTAGCTTTCAACCACTTTGGCAAGGGA